The sequence below is a genomic window from Ipomoea triloba cultivar NCNSP0323 chromosome 10, ASM357664v1.
AGCCTCCTCTCTACTTTTTTCACCGATTTGGGAGTGggagaaataaaaattaaggggTCGTTTACCAACTTGTAAAAACGGaagatttttttgaaaaatggagaattagAGAAGtggaaatgaaaattgaaaaacttgtttattaaatttattcttCCAATTTTAATCGCATCTCCATTCTTCCACTTCTTATACAATTTTGGAGACATGAGAATTGATAAAAGGTATTCTCCAAATGGAGAAATGGATTGCATGGGTGAACAGTAGATGCGGAAGAATAATGCAAGGTCATAAGATTGATTCcttttctatattttattatatgacAAAGCAAATTAAGTATTTGGTTGAAGgcaattaataattgtaaatttgcAATACGGTGGGTgtgagaaagaaaaaatggaggAAATGACAAATAGGCCCTGGGTTATTATCCGGCAGTCCCGTCTTCTCCTCATTCTATTGTCTTGGCGACCTACAAACCCTAACTCACTACCATCTGCTCCACCGGCTTCATTTGATTTCAGAGGAAAGAGGATAAACGATGTCGTACTTGTTGCCCCATCTCCACTCCGGTTGGGCTGTTGACCAAGCCATCCTCGCCGAGGAGGAGCGCCTAGTCATCATCCGCTTCGGCCACGACTGGGACGAGACTTGTATGCAGGTATCTTCTTTAGCTTTTCGATTTCGATTCCAATTTCTCGATTTCCCTTCTGATTATGGGGGAAAACATATTTTGGGTTTAGGCTTAATTTAATATCTGTTTCagcaatttcatttgatttgtATTATGTGGGTCGACAGTGCTTGAAGTTCCAATCTCAATGTTTGTGAATTATTTGTTCTTCGATAGTATTATGTATTGTAATCTGCTGGTTGAAATGTGTCATTCGATGCTGAGAACAGTATAGTGGGGAGTTCAGTGTTATGGGATTTCCTAATgttaatatttgtaatttgtgaATTCTTGTTCAAATGTGTTTGTTTAGCAGTTTATCTTTGTAAAGGGTTGTTCACTTAATTTGTCCCTTAGTAATTTCTATGTGAATTGGTGTTTTAGGATGTCTCACTAGTAATGTTTTGATTTTTCAAGATAGCCCTTTTCAAAATTTCTAGTTTGCATGTGTCTCAGTGTACATAGTTAGTTATTTATCCTATCTGGAAAGCTGCATTTTAATGAACCTGGATCTGTGGATCATATATCATTTGATTTGTAGTTTGTTAAGTATCTTGTGCTATGTATTTTGAGAAGTTCGAATATTGATGCTATAATTTACACTTTCTAGTTTCATGTAATGGTAATAAGATAGTGATTTGTGTACCtgtccaaaaaaataaataaagatatggAGTAGTAATTCATGGACTGTTATGACAAATCTTCAATAACCAAGCTATAGAAGTTAAGTGAAACAACTATTCTATGATCCTAGAGTGTAAAGTAAATTGTTTCCCTAATTTAACTTGAATATGAGCCCTTCATCACTATCAGTCTTTCTTGATAATACATTGAATCAAGGTTTCAAGGCTACGTAAACAATGGATTACCAAGTTCTGAATTATGGTTTCTGATTTTTCCTCTACATAATGCTACGTTTGAGGACAATGTTACTCATGGGcctcatgactatatatatacacatgcgaGGGCAGATCCAAAGCGGGGGCAATTGCCCCCTTGCCCCATCCCCAcaccccttgtatatatatacatatatagtactagtttttttttttttttttggtgaaaatacatatatagtacTATAGTAATAGTAGTGGCTATTATATAAATAAGTAATGTATATACAAGTTACTGAATGGTTAGAGGGCTTAGTTGTTCATTTTTAAGAAATTGTTCTCTTAAATCTAGGGGTCGAACACTGTTGACAGCCCCTTCCTTCATTTTATCTTATCCTTCCCTCTTCACAAGAGTGAGGAGGGgggatatatttttataatgtacaaattttttttttcattaatattaaaattgtgaTTTGTGACTAGTgactttgtgatttttttttttttttgtcttttttatattaattgtgaGTTGTAAAATTTAGACTGACTTGtaatttatatcaaattttgaaatttatttctatttgagtaatttactttttctatttataatgTTATGtgtgataataattattaaaattgattaattaattgatataacatatattttgtgatttagacTTTAAAAAGTCTACTTtttattatgtttcatattttgtcatgaatatttttatcGCATTTCGAAGTGCTTTTGCCCCTGTCAATAATATTTCTGGCTCATATGTATACAGTTTCCAGGAAGTGAGTAATATCAATGATTTGTCATGGGTTCAAGCTTGCTTGTCGTGTTACAGTATGCTGCATTTATAATTTCCTATGCAGTGCATATTAGCATATTAGTGGTTGTATCACATAGAAACCGTGCTTGCTGGAGTGAATGAGCTTGTAACATACTGACATGCACAATGTTAAATATACACATTTGGCTCCTTAATAGTGAAACTACTGAAAAATAAAGTTCACTAAtggattccattgtttggttggtggaaaagaaattattgggaatatgaattccattgtttagttgggtttggaatggtaaggaataatgagtataatgaCCTATAACcctaaacaataataataataacataataataataataagagtaattAATATAGTATGGTGAGGGCAAAATTGTCATACTAGTTTTTCATGGAAAACGAAATACCTAAGATTTGCTAGGAAAAAGTTTTCCTCATTGTTAAGGAAAACTTTTTCCAATGGAAATTGTTTtctatccaaccaaacaacataaaacaccattttcctccacttttaggaaaacattttccatggaaaatgttttccatccaaccaaacaccccctaaattCATAATTGGTGTGATGTACAATAGGTGTTAATTATAGAACTTTTTTGCATTAGCAGATGTCTAACCATTGTGTTTGTAAAATATTCAGTGTGGTGtctttgatttcatttttcCCAATTTATCTATGTTTCCTTCTAATTGGTCTTATTGTCCATCTGCCCTCTATAACATCTATTAATAGCTGGTGTCAAATCATGAATTCTAAATTCCTACTTGACCATTTGCCAATGACTTCATTGCCTAACGAGAAAGACTGAAAGAGGGAGACCACATGATCTGGTTTTGAGTCCCTTGTCCCACCGGGAGCAATTATGTGTGGGATGCTTTATGggtattatatttgtttattgttCGCAGTCATTGGTACATTAAAGATTGTAATTGTTGATGTATTCATTGGATGAATGACTGTAATTGCATTATAATACTTATCATATCAAGCAAGAAGAGAAATCCCTATTTTAAACCTTTTATACCATAGCAATTGGATATTTGGTGGTACTTATTGCCTCCTATGCCCTCTTTCCCGCTCATTCATAGAGTGTGGTAGTAttcatgttttaattttaattgaatgtGTCATTGACTGCACATTCACTTATGTTTTcctatattgttattattattttttttataattatattccgttttttttccttattttgaAATGGCTTCAGGGTTACTAATTGGTTTTTGGTTTTCAGATGGATGAAGTCTTGGCTTCAGTAGCTGAGACATTAAAAAACTTTGCTGTCATATACCTTGTAGACATCACAGAGGTTCCTGACTTCAACACAATGTATGAATTGTATGATCCATCGACTGTGATGTTCTTCTTTAGGAACAAACACATCATGATCGATCTTGGCACTGGGAACAATAACAAGATCAACTGGGCACTGAAGGACAAACAAGAGTTCATTAACATTGTGGAGACTGTTTATCGTGGTGCTAGAAAGGGTCGCGGTCTTGTCATTGCTCCAAAAGATTACTCGACAAAGTATCGTTATTGAGCACTTGCATCTGCTGCTtgttggtacacaaacatgagTTTGTTTCTCGCTGCACAAATGTTTATGAATAATCCTTTATATCCTGATGATGTTTTATGCTTGATGTGTACTAGTAACATTTGTGATCAATTGCAGACGATACGCCATTAAGGCGAAGACCTTCTGTATGGTAAATTTTATGACTCAAAAATTATGGTGAACACATTGTAAACTTCTGATAAGTGCTGACTTATTCACCATAAAATAGTAAGTATGAAcacatttgtttgttttgttttgttttttgtttttttttttaaatctttttgccCCCCTCCctctcttttaaaaaaatagtataacACGCGCCCAGGCGGGCGCGTGGAGTGCACGCACTCGCCTGAGCACGAATTGAATTTGCGCTTCACTGCGTGAGGCGCGGTGATGCTGCCATAAGGTGGGGCCCCCATGGGCTGACAAAACTTGGTTCCTTGCAGGAGAAAAACACCACAAATTTTGCATTcccacatttgttaaaaaactAACTCTTAAGTTTTTATGTCTAAGAATTTGTGCCAACACCCACTATTGGCGAGGGCCTTAGGCGGTTCTTCTAGATGAGGAGGGAGGTTTCAAAGCTGCCACCTGCAACCCATTACTGTATGTCCAGGACCCTCATCAAGCCGAGGCTATAGTGTGCAGAGAAGCATTATATTGGCTTAAGAACCTCAACCTTGACAAATGTTGTTTGGAGTCCGATTGCCACAATGTCGTGACAACCATAAATAAGCCTACAAGAGATTTTTTTACTCTTGTCCCATTCTTGATCAATATCATTCTCTACTTATGTCttcttataattttatatgttgtTTCACCTCTCGGCGAACTAGCTTGCCCATATTCTAGTTAGGGACTCTTACTCTCAGTTTGTACATAGTACTTGGGTGACTAGTCCCCCATTGTTTCCTCCAATTCTTAAATTAATGCAGTTAATTtcctttttccaaaaaaaaaaaaaaaaaaacaaacaaataatggTGTCAAACTTGGTTGACGTCTATGAGTTGGCCCTTAACCACCCTGCAATTGATgggttgttataccgtggactagTCTCCATGGgtcaacattaattttttattttttattttttttaaaagatgaaATGTTAGGCAAATTgttgtatttataattttatacacttttaaaataacCGTTCTTTTTTAAAGCATATATCatgtacggagtattattattcaTGGTATATAATAAGAATTAGTATGcttccatttaattatttaaaaattttagtgaAGCAGGGAGATGGCCGGGCAAGTCAATTGATCACTATAATGCCTCATAATAATctcatttagggtgtgtttggaaacccggaaaatgatttctggaaatcattttccgggtttttggtgtttgggaagaagggggaaaatagagtcaatggaaatgaacttcttggtcaatggaaaataaacctaattttatggaaaatgacttcctcttttttttgggggaagtcattttccaaagtttgcttcttccttctctttgcttcttccatctcctttaagcctcctaaatgctttaacttcttcatcttcatcccatCTGATCTTCTTGAtatcttcaactttttctttttgtttttaagtaataatttattttttttattatgagatagatattatgagttttatttttttttatttgacatctgaAACAAGTCagccacttttatttttttttttttatttttatgagatagatattattttgttgtgattttttgtgattattttattttttggattgtatatttgttataaatgttgttacatttaaacaaattaattaaaatattcaattatataattctgttcattttcctacccattttctggaaaatgagccaaacacaccaacacagttttctgttctgcagccaaacacaagaaaagaaaatattttctggaaaatgactcattttccagaaatcattttccagaaaccattttccttctttccaaacacacccttattttattttatatttttaggcAACATAAAATGATGAAAAAGGATCTCCTACTTGTACTTGCTGGACTTCCAAGATATGAAAGTAATCGGACTATAATTTTGGAGGCATATCTTTTCATGTTGCTTAAAGACagctttctttttgttattatgatatgcatttaataatatatatttgactGGGTCATTgttacattaaaatataatattctaaaaactatatatataggacTCAACCTACTTCTcaaaagaaagcaaaaaaaatttatatgagaccgtctcacaaatCTTTATTCGTGAAACGGGTCGGGACaaaatcaaatgtaatacttatattaaaaaatgtaatactaataaggaataaaatgtatttattatatgtaaaatgtaataaaagtattgcatttttttttcaaaagtattacattttctcttataagtaaagtgtttgttacatataatggaaaatgtaatacttttatatcaaaatgtaaaagtattatattttcccttataagtaacaaaaatttatttttaattagtattatatatacatacacacacacacagacacttacacatatatatatagttaatttcattttgatcCTAGATTTTTAAATGACAGTATATTTTTAGACATTTGTTATTTGAACATCAACATTtgattctagtattattgtgacatgatcatttttatcCTCTattaacaaaacagtttaaatatcattaaatacaaggacatttcagTATTCAATTacgaatgttttaaaaaataattataaaaaatataatgtgtcaacctactttgtatttaaaaaatctaaatgtcattgtatttaaccacattcaacgattttgttgacggatgacaAAAATGGTCATTTCATAATAATACTATGATCAAATTAggtctcaacttattgaagcacaaagagtcaacggTCACCTCAGGCTCGAACCCACTAGAGTGTAAATTTGATGTCACTACACCACAAGATCTTTAATCATATAATGTAggtatgtatattttatttaatcgtATTACGTATAATATAATTCATGTTAGTTAATAATTAACCAATTAATCTATCACTTCACCTGCCACGAAATTGCATATTGTCCCATCACTGGTTGGCTGGTTGGTTGAAAATCCATTTCCCTTTTCCTCGCAATTGACATCCCAACATCTCATTGCATTTATTGTCCCATTACTGCTTGCTTTATTTGCACTCATACTATGAATTTGTGAACTAAATATGGTCACAAGATCACCTCTATTTAGGCAAGTTTATTATACATAGGAAATATATAGGTTCAACccaaattggttaaataattgacttgataatcacTTCAAGTTTTACTCTTTGAGTTTTTGTAAGAGTTGTCTATTGgacttttttatttgagttggTCAATTATGAttaacctaggctgatttatcTCATTATGATTTTTTACCAGTTATGGTCAGAAGGCGAGTTTCACCTCGTACGCATCTTTGGATAGCACTTGCATGCttttccataaataaaaagaactTACTTACAAATATCTAACAAgacaatgaatataattatacataattTTGCGTGTTACAgaaaaaaattcattcttttttgaatattagtgactctgttacaatgcagtatatgttcataactacttttcttAACTTACtggaagt
It includes:
- the LOC116031475 gene encoding thioredoxin-like protein YLS8, with amino-acid sequence MSYLLPHLHSGWAVDQAILAEEERLVIIRFGHDWDETCMQMDEVLASVAETLKNFAVIYLVDITEVPDFNTMYELYDPSTVMFFFRNKHIMIDLGTGNNNKINWALKDKQEFINIVETVYRGARKGRGLVIAPKDYSTKYRY